From the genome of Argentina anserina chromosome 4, drPotAnse1.1, whole genome shotgun sequence, one region includes:
- the LOC126791475 gene encoding zinc finger CCCH domain-containing protein 15 yields MQNDVVYSTASGRFGTSAMSPPQPQSYSAGYDAVFSSSIFGPKLSPVAPYGDESDSDTLQAYRNKLYQSLLVQNRQEMVNRHSLCLKRLHEAAEEADALRLENSHLHNVNAELNKQLSLLIQASIRKEIEASTSAVMQRSPFGIVNRIRALSIDGKSSTHEEEDFSDQSPMSDVMDNEEAENVNVERTALPKSISVRSSGYVKLPPVTAATNAAARTRTAARSRIAKAASASQKVYVPGMKKEEVPLELEVFNQGMLKTELCNKWQESGDCPYKDHCQYAHGVEELRPVIRHPRYKTEVCRMVLAGDVCPYGHRCHFRHALTEEEKQLAGGNIKLSRPIR; encoded by the exons atgcaaaacgacgtcgtctaCTCCACCGCCTCAGGCCGCTTCGGAACCTCCGCAATGTCACCACCGCAGCCTCAAAGCTACAGCGCCGGTTACGATGCCGTCTTCTCCTCCTCAATCTTCGGTCCGAAGCTTTCTCCCGTCGCACCTTACGGCGACGAATCAGACTCCGACACGTTACAGGCCTACCGCAACAAGCTCTACCAGTCTCTGCTGGTCCAGAACCGCCAGGAGATGGTCAATCGCCACAGCCTCTGCCTGAAGCGCCTCCACGAGGCGGCGGAGGAGGCCGACGCGCTCCGCCTCGAGAACAGCCACCTCCACAACGTCAACGCCGAGCTGAACAAGCAGCTCAGCCTCCTCATCCAAGCCTCCATCCGAAAAGAGATCGAAGCTTCTACGAGCGCTGTAATGCAGAGGTCGCCGTTTGGAATCGTCAACAGGATTCGCGCCCTGTCAATTGACGGCAAGTCGTCGACTCATGAGGAAGAAGACTTCAGCGATCAGAGTCCGATGAGTGACGTCATGGATAATGAAGAGGCGGAGAATGTTAATGTGGAGAGGACTGCGCTGCCGAAGAGCATATCGGTGAGGTCCAGCGGCTACGTGAAGCTTCCTCCGGTGACCGCTGCTACTAACGCCGCCGCTCGGACTCGCACCGCGGCCAGATCTCGAATCGCCAAGGCGGCAAGTGCTTCA CAAAAGGTGTACGTTCCAGGAATGAAGAAAGAGGAGGTGCCACTTGAACTGGAGGTGTTCAACCAGGGCATGCTAAAGACTGAACTCTGCAACAAATGGCAGGAGTCTGGTGACTGCCCTTACAAGGACCACTGCCAATACGCTCACGGAGTTGAGGAGCTGCGCCCTGTGATTCGCCACCCACGCTACAAGACTGAGGTCTGCAGAATGGTGCTAGCTGGTGATGTCTGTCCATATGGCCATCGCTGCCATTTCCGCCACGCACTTACTGAGGAGGAGAAACAGCTTGCCGGTGGTAACATTAAACTCAGCAGGCCAATCAGGTAA
- the LOC126790592 gene encoding putative zinc finger protein At1g68190 yields the protein MEKCCEFCRALRPVVYCKADAAQLCLSCDANIHSANTVFNRHQRTVLCESCQGRPAYVQCLDHRMFMCNACDRSQHMPSSQHHHKRTLRSYTGCLSAKDFAALWGFQSNEMDNKTLSTSCGSCDSSVVNYDTNGQSYSLIESLSAGAQFEMGSTSTSKQYKIYCEGEDHKKNSFILHQILDLERLQLAEGNSPSAQSDLSSSAHNTWKSCDESHDQHLQRCGTTVVNFQLKESPLHNPKDDPLPFPFSQPEHLLSNSTIELPLQTDSIWQCRSPVQSSQLWSQNMQDLGVCEELVCHDDFNIPDVDLTFPNFEELFGGDQDPTRVLHDHKDVSYSSVERDMSVNKSDDSNSSGMVDASEASSMYLTPPADFDKACNIIQNISTSIDFGLSSSTLSFSVPRNFTINNNAASHDTVHSSTSPDVDAGQLQVGANSHMRYKEKKHSRLTEKKFPYSSRKATVDVHRRGKGRVVKTEEECDSDTIDVIRNY from the exons ATGGAGAAATGTTGCGAGTTCTGCAGAGCCCTAAGGCCAGTTGTGTACTGTAAAGCTGATGCAGCACAACTTTGTCTGTCTTGTGATGCAAATATCCATTCTGCTAACACAGTTTTTAATCGGCATCAGCGCACTGTCTTATGCGAATCCTGCCAAGGCCGTCCTGCTTATGTTCAGTGTTTGGATCACAGAATGTTTATGTGCAATGCCTGTGACAGGAGCCAGCACATGCCATCTTCCCAACATCATCACAAACGCACTCTCCGGAGTTACACGGGCTGCCTGTCTGCCAAAGATTTTGCAGCATTGTGGGGTTTCCAATCAAATGAGATGGATAACAAGACTCTATCCACTTCTTGTGGTTCTTGTGACTCTAGTGTGGTAAACTATGATACTAATGGGCAGTCCTACTCACTTATTGAATCTCTTTCAGCTGGTGCTCAGTTTGAAATGGGATCAACATCGACCAGTAAACAATACAAG ATATATTGTGAAGGTGAAGACCATAAGAAGAATAGTTTTATTCTGCACCAGATACTTGACTTGGAAAGGCTGCAGCTAGCCGAAGGGAATAGCCCTTCAGCACAAAGTGACCTATCTTCTTCAGCACATAATACTTGGAAGAGCTGTGATGAGAGTCATGATCAGCATTTACAACGTTGTGGGACTACTGTTGTTAACTTTCAGCTAAAGGAGAGTCCGCTTCACAATCCAAAAGACGACCCCTTGCCATTTCCATTTTCTCAACCAGAGCATTTactatcaaattcaactaTTGAGCTTCCGTTGCAGACAGATTCCATTTGGCAGTGCAGAAGTCCGGTCCAAAGTAGTCAG CTGTGGTCTCAAAATATGCAAGACCTTGGGGTTTGTGAAGAGCTTGTTTGTCATGATGATTTCAACATACCTGATGTTGACTTAACATTTCCAAATTTTGAGGAACTCTTTGGAGGTGATCAAGATCCTACCAGAGTTCTGCATGATCATAAAGATGTCTCATATTCCTCAGTGGAGAGGGACATGTCCGTCAATAAATCAGACGACAGCAACTCAAGCGGAATGGTG GATGCATCAGAGGCTTCTTCTATGTACCTTACTCCGCCTGCAGACTTTGACAAAGCCTGTAACATAATTCAAAACATTTCCACAAGCATTGATTTTGGACTATCTTCTTCAACTTTATCATTCTCTGTACCAAGGAACTTCACCATTAACAACAATGCAGCTTCCCATGATACAGTACATTCAAGCACTTCACCTGATGTGGATGCTGGACAGCTACAAGTCGGAGCGAATTCTCATATGAGGTACAAGGAGAAGAAGCATTCTCGACT AACTGAAAAGAAATTTCCATATTCGTCAAGGAAAGCTACAGTTGATGTTCATAGGAGAGGAAAGGGTCGAGTTGTTAAGACAGAAGAAGAATGTGATTCGGACACCATTGACGTGATAAGAAATTACTGA
- the LOC126790593 gene encoding uncharacterized protein LOC126790593 — translation MADFTEELEPLFDYSRVQPLNAISLDDDDDPDSSPPGNKRKKATDSAVEKVVEKANVAVTEDEEEDWLIPPPKVARTPGDDSILKALRLQRASFAESAENVVRAVEESVRQELLNSSLQTSPDAAAAPPPKPQVERNKVVISVQDNDGNKQFRVFADDKLGRVFKLYADKAKLDIQSLVFKFDGDKIPTEATPQDLGMEDDDIIEVHHMANKKGVSSTKATR, via the exons ATG GCTGATTTTACGGAAGAACTGGAGCCCCTTTTCGATTACAGCCGCGTGCAGCCTCTCAATGCCATCTCCCTCGACGACG ACGATGATCCGGATTCTTCTCCTCCGGGCAATAAGAGAAAGAAGGCCACCGATTCAGCA GTTGAAAAGGTTGTTGAAAAAGCCAATGTCGCAGTTACTGAGGACGAGGAGGAGGACTGGCTGATTCCTCCTCCCAAAGTTGCTAGGACTCCGGGTGATGATTCCATCTTAAAGGCCTTGAG GTTACAGAGGGCATCATTTGCTGAGTCGGCTGAAAATGTGGTCCGGGCTGTGGAGGAGTCTGTGAGGCAAGAACTTCTTAATTCTTCCCTCCAAACTTCGCCGGATGCTGCAGCAGCTCCACCTCCAAAGCCccaagttgaaagaaacaaagtgGTTATATCTGTTCAAGATAATGATGGAAACAAGCAGTTCCGCGTGTTCGCG GATGACAAGCTTGGTCGGGTATTCAAACTGTATGCAGATAAAGCTAAGCTGGACATTCAGAGTTTAGTTTTTAAGTTTGATGGAGATAAAATACCTACAGAGGCAACACCTCAAGATCTGGGGATGGAGGATGATGATATTATCGAAGTACATCATATGGCAAACAAAAAAG GTGTTTCTTCCACCAAGGCAACTCGATGA
- the LOC126790298 gene encoding amino-acid permease BAT1 homolog isoform X2 gives MTANGVASKDSGHARLHQLGYKQELKRDLSVVSNFAFSFAIISVLTGITTLYSTGLKFGGPVSIVYGWFIAGSFTMVVGLSMAEICSSYPTSGGLYYWGAMLAGPKWAPFASWLTGWFNIVGQWAVTTSVDFSLATLLQVIILLSTGGKNNDGYEASKYVVICFHGGILLLHAIINSLPISYLSFFGQLAAAWNFVGVFVLMILIPLVATERASAKFVFTHFNTDNGDGIDNKLYIFVLGLLMSQYTLTGYDASAHMTEETKSADINGPKGIISSIGISIIVGWAYILGITFAVTNIPYLLDENNDAGGYAIAEVFYLAFKSRYGSGVGGIICLGVVAVAIFFCGMSSVTSNSRMAYAFSRDGAMPFSPFWHKVNKHEVPINAVWLSALISFCMALTSLGSLVAFNAMVSIATIGLYIAYALPIFFRVTLARKSFVPGPFNLGRYGILVGWIAVIWVAIISVLFSLPVAYPINNETLNYTPVAVGGLLIITIFAWIFSARHWFKGPITNIDA, from the exons ATGACAGCAAACGGCGTAGCTTCCAAGGACTCCGGCCACGCGCGTCTCCACCAGCTCGGTTACAAACAAGAGCTCAAGCGTGACCTCTC GGTGGTCTCGAATTTTGCTTTTTCGTTTGCGATCATATCGGTGCTCACTGGTATAACTACGCTGTACAGCACTGGGTTGAAATTTGGGGGCCCAGTTTCCATTGTTTATGGGTGGTTTATAGCCGGTAGTTTCACCATGGTTGTTGGTTTGTCCATGGCTGAGATTTGTTCTTCTTACCCAACTTCTGGGGGTTTGTATTATTGGGGTGCCATGCTTGCTGGTCCTAAATGGGCTCCCTTTGCTTCTTGGCTCACTGGCTG GTTCAACATAGTTGGTCAG TGGGCAGTCACAACGAGTGTCGATTTTTCACTCGCAACGCTACTTCAAGTGATCATTCTTCTTAGCACAGGTGGAAAGAATAATGATGGCTATGAGGCTTCTAAATATGTAGTTATTTGTTTCCATGGAGGAATTTTGCTTCTACATGCTATCATAAACAGTCTTCCCATCTCATATTTGTCCTTCTTTGGACAGCTGGCTGCTGCATGGAATTTTGTAG GTGTCTTCGTCCTTATGATCCTCATCCCCCTTGTTGCAACGGAGAGGGCTAGCGCTAAGTTTGTATTCACTCACTTCAACACTGACAATGGTGATGGAATCGACAACAAATTATACATATTTGTTCTGGGACTGTTAATGAGTCAATATACCTTAACTGGCTATGATGCATCTGCTCATATG ACAGAGGAAACCAAGAGTGCTGATATCAACGGACCAAAAGGAATAATCAGTTCCATTGGAATATCTATTATTGTTGGATGGGCTTATATCCTTGGCATCACCTTCGCTGTTACCAACATCCCATACCTTTTAGATGAGAACAATGATGCCGGTGGGTATGCCATCGCTGAAGTATTTTACCTGGCATTCAAGAGTAGGTATGGCAGTGGAGTTGGAGGAATCATATGCTTGGGTGTGGTTGCTGTTGCCATATTTTTCTGTGGAATGAGTTCAGTTACTAGCAACTCCAG GATGGCTTATGCATTCTCTAGGGATGGAGCCATGCCGTTTTCACCGTTTTGGCATAAAGTAAATAAGCATGAGGTCCCCATAAATGCAGTCTGGCTTTCTGCTCTTATATCGTTTTGCATGGCGTTAACA TCTCTTGGAAGCCTTGTGGCATTCAATGCCATGGTGTCTATTGCAACCATTGGACTGTACATTGCTTATGCCCTGCCCATCTTCTTTAGGGTGACTTTGGCACGCAAGTCCTTTGTTCCCGGACCTTTCAACTTGGGTCGCTACGGGATCCTAGTTGGCTGGATTGCAGTTATTTGGGTGGCAATTATCTCAGTTCTATTCTCGTTGCCTGTCGCCTATCCAATCAATAATGAGACACTCAACTATACTCCAGTTGCAGTTGGTGGTTTGTTGATTATCACGATATTTGCTTGGATATTCAGTGCTCGACACTGGTTTAAAGGTCCTATAACAAACATAGATGCATGA